The window GCTTGTGAATTTGTGATTCCCCGCAAATCGGAGAATTAattgatttgaaaatttgatGTGTTTGGATACGATTTGATtgaaaatttttgttgaaatttggAGTGAATCATCTTGATTTGGAAATTTCGCATTTGACTTCATGTTGGTTGATTTTCTTCcttaaatagtgaaaatgcttTGATTTAGATGATATCAAGAgcttcaaattttgaaaaatggCAATAAACAAACGATGATTCGAGTAATCCAGCTCATAATTGTGATACATATGTCATATGCATATACAGATACTAAAGATGTCAGCTTTTAGGAGAAACGATGCGACTAAAAAAGAACTGCCGAAATATAAGGAGTTAATAGATATaggtataatatatatataagctaTTGGATGATGCATTGCGATTTGACTGAAATTTATTTAGCGGTTTCTTATGAGCATTGTATGATCTAATTGCTATTATTTGTTCTGATCAGAGTAGGGTTTCGTAACAGTTAGAAAAAGAAGTAGAATATGGCCGACTTGGAAAACTTGCTCTTAGAGGCAGCTGGAAGAACAGGAGGATCAAGTAGAAGCAGACACTCGGTTCCAGCATCTAGAAGACGACGTGAAAATGCCTTTTCAGATGATGGGAGTGACTCTAAGGATGAATATTCAGATGACAATCGAGGATATGGAGGAAGAAAGCCCAACGGATCCCAAATTCCGTTGAAGAAAAGAGGCAAAGACAGAGATGATGATCAGGGCAGTCAGGATGACGACGAGGGTGATGAAGTTTCTGGCCGTGGGGGTGGAAGTGGTGATGATTCAGATGTTGGGAGTGATCTCTACAAGGACGAAGATGACAGACAACAGCTTGCTCAGTTAACTGAGCTTGAGAGGGAGCTAATCTTATCTGAACGAGCGACAAAACTTGATGATAAGAAGTTGCATGAAAGAGTTAAATCAAGGTGGAGGAATGACAATAAGCCTCAACCTAAGAGGGAAACCACTCCTCCTTTGGCGTCTTCTCGTGGGGTGCGTACATCTGCAAGGTCTGCTGACCGTGCCGCTCAAAAGAATGATGCTTTGATTGAGCTACGAGCAAAACGGATGAGGCAACAAGGCATAGACACAGCTAGAGGTGGTCCAGGATCTCGGGGTTACTCACCTGTCAAAAGGAAAGCGGCTCCTTCTACAGGTGTAAGCAGTTCCAGCCAAAGTGATAGTGAAAGTGATTCTCAGAGTGAAGATGGGAGATCAAAAAGGGGTGGCCGAAtggatgatagtgatgatgagATGTCTAAACCTAAGTCCAACATTCCTACCTATGAAGACATAAAGGGAATTACAATTAGAAGGTCTAGATTAGCAAAATGGTTTATGGAGCCATTCTTCGAGGATATGATTGTTGGTTGTTTTGTAAGAGTAGGCATTGGTATGAAGTCTGGCCAAAGCATTTACAGGCTGTGCATTGTCCGAAATGTAGATGCATCAGACCCTGATAAGCAATATAAGCTGGAAAACAAGATGACTTACAAGTACTTGAACTGTGTCTGGGGTAGTGAAAGCTCTGCAGCTCGATGGCAGATGGCTAGAATTTCCGACTCCCCTCCTCTTGAAGAAGAGTACAACCTGTGGAAGAAAGAGGTGGAACGCACCAGTGGAAGGATGCCCACGAAGCAAGAAGTTGCCGATAAGAaggaagaaattgaaaaaacaaACACTTTTGTGTACTCTGCGGAAACAGTGAAGCATATGTTGCAGGAGAAGAAATCAGCTGCAACAAGACCTTTGAACATTGCAGCCGAGAAGGAAAGACTGAGGAGAGAAATGGAAGCCGCACAATACAGAAATGACGAAGTTCAGGTGGAGAAGATTAAGGCAAGATTAGAGGAATTGGCAGCTGTTCGTCAAGCACAGGATAATAAAAATTCCAAGGCACACAGATTAGCAGAGATGAATAGAAAGAATAGAGTAGAAAACTTCAAGAATGCATCCGAATTGAAGCCTGTAAACACTAACCTCAAATCGGGAGAAGCTGGATATGATCCCTTCTCTAGGAGGTGGACTAGGTCTATGAATTACTATACCGGAGGATCGAAAAGTAAAGAAAATGGCAATGCTGTGGAAAATCCCGAGATTAAAGGAGGTGAAAAGGCCGGAGTAGTTGCCACAGCAGCAGCCTTAGAGGCTGCTGCTGATGCTGGGAAATTGGTGGATACAAGTGCACCAGTTGACCAAGGCACAGAACATAATATGCTGCATAACTTCGAACTTCCAATCTCGTTAAACACATTGCATAGATTTGGTGGGCCACAAGGTGTCTTGGCCGGGTTCATGGCAAGGAAGCAAAGGATTGAAGCAACAATTGGACTTCAAGTCCCCGAGAACGATGGTCGTAGACATGCATTGACATTGTCAGTGAGTGATTACAAGAGGCGACGAGGGCTATTATGATAAAATCATAAGTGCTTTCTGTTTACAATGGAACATTCGGTTCCCAGAAAAACAAACTCAATTTGATGGATTTCCCGTTACTGTATCTGTAACATTAGAATTTTCACAGATTATTTATTTGTATTGCATTTGTTTTCTAATAATCTTATGTTTCTCCTGTATAATTACTCGTTACTTGAAACAGTGACAGGATTCTTGTGTTCGATCATACTGCTTGTATTACTAAATGGTTAGCTCTGGTACCAAATTAAACTCTTGGGGAATGACTGATTCTATCCAGCGTCaagtttttaatttcaatttaattcttTTAGACTTGGAATTATGTCGGAGCAAGCCACGTGCCTATTGGAATATGTCTTGACGGATCATGTATAGTACAAGATGTATTGTGTTGTGCGGCCAGGTGTTCATCCTTAAACAATGACTCATGACACGCCCGAGCACCCAAAATGTGCCAAGCCGCGACatgaatttttttcaaaaaatttggttgtAAAATGACGGAGCTTGATAGATGTACCCGCAGCTCACTGTCAGGGTCGGCCCTGAAATTTTAAGGGTCCTGGGCAAAACTTAAATTATAGGCCTTCATAATATATCTTTTTCGTTTTATTTTACTTGCaactttatgataaaaaaatatcataatgaGATATAActgaaaaagatgaagaaggtATAAAacatagattaaaaaaattatatatctataatattgGGATATAAAATTAACGCAAATAAAATTAGTCAAATAAACACATAAACAAAGcaatataaaaaagaaacaaatcgaaaatataaaagaattcatatatttataagattttttattGTAGAAAAGAAAActcacaaaaaatttaaaagtatttATTAGGGAAATTAACTAATGGTTAATGACTTAAAGTCCACTTAAATTTGATGTATGTTCAATTGTTCAcactataatataattattgcaATTATTAATGTTTAAACACATAAACATTGATGTTAATATAAGAATTATAACCTAGCTTAATGGTTAACAATCCTATCTCCCATACTATAGGTTTGTGTTCAAACCCTCGTAAAGactaattatcaatttttttagtgGGCCTTAGGCGTAGGCCCGGCTTGCCCTTACCCAAAACCGGCCgaatttttgaaatacttgagtgaaaaaaaaaattaattaaataaactaacatttaaactttttccaaaagtaagcgtccaaaccccaaagctgtgctttggagctgttcgcagttactaactgcgaacagcatataagacaaactagctgttcgcagttggtaactgcgaacagttcaaaaaacacaaaatagctgttcgcagttagactgcgaacagcaaaaagacaaaatagctgttcgcagttactaactgcgaacagaaaaaataataataataataaatttttttttttttttctgttcgcagttagtaactgcgaacagctattttgtcttttttgacctgttcgcagttactaactgcgaacagctccaaagcacagctttggggtttggacgcttacttttggaaaaagtttaaatgttagtttatttaattaattttttttttcactcaagaatttcaaaaattcaaaccGGCCCTACTCACTGTGGCGGTTGGCGAGTTGTGGCTTACCGGGTCATGAGCGGACCATACCATGTCGCCTGTCTTCCCGTATTGGAGTAAAAAAATTTGCCTTTTGGGATCATATATTTTCTTTCAATATTTGGAAAATTACCTAAAAAACAATGTCAAAAGACTCCCTTTTCTCTCAtaattggaaaaattacaatgagtaagataaattattaacaaaatgaacgaaataaaataagtttcaacttattttcaaaaataagcgtgcAATTCCCAAGCCTGTGGTTTGGATAGTTCGccgttagtaactgcaaacaggtcaaaaaaaattaattgttcgCAGtcaataactgcgaacaggtgttGACATTTTTTTGATCTGtttgcagttattaactgcaaaCAGAATGCACCACAAATACGCACAGCGACTCCCTTCGTTTCCATTTTCACCAATTCTCAAAACCCTATCTTATACTACTTGACGTTCCTCTTACAAAACCACTATTAGACTAACTTCAATCTATC of the Amaranthus tricolor cultivar Red isolate AtriRed21 chromosome 6, ASM2621246v1, whole genome shotgun sequence genome contains:
- the LOC130815256 gene encoding protein RTF1 homolog, which gives rise to MADLENLLLEAAGRTGGSSRSRHSVPASRRRRENAFSDDGSDSKDEYSDDNRGYGGRKPNGSQIPLKKRGKDRDDDQGSQDDDEGDEVSGRGGGSGDDSDVGSDLYKDEDDRQQLAQLTELERELILSERATKLDDKKLHERVKSRWRNDNKPQPKRETTPPLASSRGVRTSARSADRAAQKNDALIELRAKRMRQQGIDTARGGPGSRGYSPVKRKAAPSTGVSSSSQSDSESDSQSEDGRSKRGGRMDDSDDEMSKPKSNIPTYEDIKGITIRRSRLAKWFMEPFFEDMIVGCFVRVGIGMKSGQSIYRLCIVRNVDASDPDKQYKLENKMTYKYLNCVWGSESSAARWQMARISDSPPLEEEYNLWKKEVERTSGRMPTKQEVADKKEEIEKTNTFVYSAETVKHMLQEKKSAATRPLNIAAEKERLRREMEAAQYRNDEVQVEKIKARLEELAAVRQAQDNKNSKAHRLAEMNRKNRVENFKNASELKPVNTNLKSGEAGYDPFSRRWTRSMNYYTGGSKSKENGNAVENPEIKGGEKAGVVATAAALEAAADAGKLVDTSAPVDQGTEHNMLHNFELPISLNTLHRFGGPQGVLAGFMARKQRIEATIGLQVPENDGRRHALTLSVSDYKRRRGLL